Part of the Fundulus heteroclitus isolate FHET01 chromosome 20, MU-UCD_Fhet_4.1, whole genome shotgun sequence genome, cggAAGGATGaaataagtaatgtttttttttttcatttttacccgatgtattggaacatccaactgccatgcacgtgggcattgtaactttaacaatagctctcgcaaATTTCAATGTGGAAGTCCTTtcgaaatctgaaataattgtttttgatCGCAGGTGTGTATAATAGTTCCTATTAAATTTGCTTGTAAAGCGTGGAGAATGGCCTTCGGCTTACCGCACCGTGACGTCACTGCCAGAAGATTTCAGGTGTGAGGTGTTACCAGACTCAGTGATCGCAACgaaaatgaatattttaattttttttactgattaacgctaaattcattaaatcaccgcaaacgtattagttttaggtatagataatgatccattgattcttccttgctgaccggacttttcctttcagaggaaataaaatgatgtggAAATATTAAGAGGACATCAGCCAGGAAATTATATGTCTCCCAAATGTATAATGACTCTTAATCAGACCACCAGATTAGTTACAAAGTGGCTTAtggacaacaaagtcaatgttttggagtCGACATGagaaagccctgatctcagccTCATAAAAATAGTGTGATCAGATCTGGAAAGGTGTGCATAAGCCAGGAGGCGTacaaacctgactcagttacaCCAGTGCTGTCAGGAGAAATGGGTTAAAAATCCAGCAGAGGAAAAGGTATACATTTGGTAATCCTAACCAGGAAAGGTTTGCTCTGACTTGATGTAaaaaagtgaggaaaaaaagattaagtGTCTCTCTGCAGAGTATCTAAATATATTTGGTTTTAGAAACAACAAAACTCTTATAGTTTTCAGTGGTTTTCCTAATTCATAATTCACACTTACTGGCATCCTGATAAGGTGGCGGGGGTCCTGGGGTAAATTGCTGTCCTTTGTAAGGCGATGTCGGCATCGGGTGTGTTCCATAGCCGGGCTGAACTGGCATGGGCTGGTAGGGGGGGTAGTGGGTCGCCTGGTAGGTCTGGGGAGGTCCAGGCACTGACGTTGGCTGCCGGGGGTACTGCTGAGGGGCTGAGGTAACCACTGTGGTGTGGGTGGTGGTAGCAACTACAGCTGTAAGAAAACAAGGATGAGGAATATATGAAATAATTAATATGCTAGTAacatttaattattgttattgttattattttattattattattattattattattattattattattattattttaagagtTAAACAGTCAACGCTAATAACATGTTCGGAATCAGAAAGACCTGGCAGGACAGCAATATAAGGCAATTATTTAAGTACCATGGACTAAGTCTCTCTAATCATATATTTGTTGACTTATTGTCTAATGGAGTATAAAATGTTTTAGCAGGAAGGAGGTAATAAGGTAAATCCACTAAGAAGCTAAAACTAATTTGCAGTTAACACAGACATGGTccagaaacaactttttttttaaacttgttgcTGAAATGGAAATAATAGATTTTACCCTAGAAACCTTAACACAATTAAACAAGaaaagttatataaaaaaattgtctCCCATCgtacacattttcattttacagaCTTTTTCTCCTCACACtttgacaaacaaaaaacatttaaacaaaacaatcatCGATTTGTTCCACATAGGAACTCCGATTATTACTTCTgcttttatctgtaaaaatccATAAAATTACACTTGGCTATAAATAgatgatcagtttaaaaaaaaaaaacatttccagtgctaaataaatattaattcaaTGGATATCATTAAATTATTTGAATCTTTCTTTACACATCATGTCTGTATACAAGGAtatgaagaaacattttttaataatcatTTAGCGTCAaagtattaaaatattatttagtcGTAATAAAGGAACTGAGTCAAACCTGGATTAGACagtaataaatgtgtttttttaagtgggCATAAAACATGCACATATAACAACTATAAAAAAGgtacacacatttatttattccactAAACACATGCCTTGTTTGctataaaaaacaataacatcatCACGTTGTTTCAGACTGAAGGTGTAGGCGCAGTGTGTGCcctcagcagaaaaaaaaacttgtctaAGCGGGGCTTTTTAAAGACTGGGTGGGCGTCTTTGTGACGACTTCCTGTAAATGACGTTCGCCGTCCTTGAAGTTTCCCCTCAATGGTTGTCGTGGAAACAATGACTCAGACACTGAGCATTCCTGGATCTGATCCCAGCGTGCCGCCGCCCGGGCAGAGGAAGCCGCATCGTGCAGCATGCCTGTGTTTTCTGCACGCTGAGAACTACTGCTTCTTTTACcgtttcagctattttttttaaactttatttcttgttttgtattatCCACTTCTGTGGTTCTCTTTCATCGTATATATTGTGTGAAAAATACTATTTATCTACTTAATTTCGAAGAAAATACAGATTAGGGGGAACctaatctgtgtgtgtgtgtgtgtgtgtgtgtgtgtgtgtgtgtgtgtgtgtgtgtgtgtgtgtgtgtgtgtgtgtgtgtgtgtgtgtggtggaggGGCTAAAAGAAATATGCCTGTGTAAGTTCTCAGTTATCCGgatcatcacaacagcaaacaggcttaaatcagcgggcaaccggactttcgttcagttctttctgaaaatgttttgatggCTATCCAGGAGACTTTGTCAAGAAATTTAAATACTGTCTATAGTCCCAGATGTGTAGATTGGCGTCTTTGTCAAGTcatttgacaaagactcctggataggtgtcgtaacgttttcagaaagaacgaaaatccggttgcctccgatttaagccggTTTACGGCTCAAAGAAATACTTGAACAGATATCCATCCGCAGTCACTTGGCAGCTCCTTTTTAAGTCTGGTCAGTCCAGTCCAACTTCCTTTAAcgcctttatttttttcagcacaagCTCGAGAAATTATTCTGCATATAAATGGCCAAATGCTCTTTTGCTGCGCCATTctctttacctgactccgccagatagatttgctccgcatatccatctggaaaccttccgttgaagtaactttgggaaggggcgaaaatactggttagctgattggcctatgttggtgatagacgggccaaatgaaccaatcagattcgtcgtcgctcgtaacagagcgacgacgaaaacacaaccacaagccaagctactcttgctgctgcaggtaaaggctcgttagctcagcaaatgtaattccgataaaacttgctcgatagctacgctaacgctagtttcatcggctgaagccgccatgttgtttagactgaactgacgcgcttcccgttgcgtcacacctcaacccgcctcaaagccaacgctgattggacgttcgtttggtgaacggctccaaattttctttaacggagagtagccagactgatctgcgagtgaaaccttgaaagctcgcgagatcaggatggtctcacgaggctaccattCTCTCCCCGTCTTGTTGTTTTCTCACTCTTCCGTTTGAGTTAGTATCTTTAAATTGCATTTGCACCCACGcatctaaggctacgttcacactgcagcctgaagtgacccaattccgattttttctgcccatatgcgacctggatctgatcttttcatgacagtctgaacaacacagatcagattttttcaaatgcgacccaggccgcttggatatgtggtcctgaatccgatacgtatctgatgttttcaaatgcgacctgtgtctgtacggccaggtcacattcatccgacctgtacgtcaccgatactcgacaaacgtcactattctgcgtcctgctatgcagaagtgggaagaaaaacgacACACATAGCAGAcgacaatgagaagagcagtcaatggagggaaagctccggttataaaataaattaatgaccgcaaaatgcgcgccagcattataatccatgtttacttccacaaacactgaggacgcttgctacgtgtgacgtcatcgcatcctctactgcgcatgcgggacacttcggttgaacgcattcagttcacacaggagatcacatacaagtcgcatatatttggaaatgtgaacagacacgcaaaaaaatctcatttcacaaaaaaaatcggaattgagcatcaaggcctgcagtgtgaacgtagcctaagatgCCAGGGGAGTGACTTGGCACACATCTTGAATTAACgagattggatgaagaatgacacaaaaagcgCTAATTGGCCATAGCTGCAAAGAAGAAACATATTAGataccagcatgaagtcacatggaaacaTGAAGCAACATGGAAGCCAACAGttttacacacacaaaataacatCAAATAAGCATAAATATACtagaaatgctgaaaaatcaagtCACATACATTTAATGAGTGAACAGATGTgacaattactttttattttgtgatattTACAGTCAATGCCTTTTCCTGTAATTTTAATGAGATGGCGCCCTATTGCCCCATAAACAAGTCGCCAATCTACACATGTGGGACAGCAGATGATCAGCCTTGTGGAGCACTTGGAGAAAGACAAACCACACAAGACACACAAGCACAGCAAATCATGTACTTATGCTCAATACAGATCATTTACTTTTACTCAGATACAGACTTACATGTTTACAGCTGTTGTGTTACCAAAATTATGcttttcatcagaaatattccatgtcattttaaacatatcATAAAAAGATGAAAGTAGAACATTGTCAACACTTTCCAAACTGTGGTTGCGACAGGCAGCTTCCTGCTAGAGATAACAGCCCCATCAGCAACAacttccttttttaaaagcagacaAATAGGATGTCAAGGTGAGATGAGATACTTCCATATCCCTCACTATGAACTGACTCCTTTACTGATGACATTCAATCTATCTGGCCATTCATACAAAACCAAACTACTTGAAGCTGTTATTAGATTCTCTTGCTGATATACAGGCCTGAATGAACTCAAAACTTTTTCCTCCTCAACAATTATAAAACAGAGGTTATGGTATTTGGGCAATCAGCTCTGTCTAATAGCATTCTAGACCCATTTCTATCAAACAAACTTTGACAGCTACTTTAAATTTACAAAGCAAATTGGTGTGGTTATTATGTGTAGTTATTCAGTATATCAACTTGTCTGGAGTACCATCCCTTCATGACTGGCAGCTAacacaaaatgctgctgctggtcTGTTAGCAGGAACAACAAAATAAGAACATACAACCCCAGTAATGGCTTCACTACACTGGCGTCCTGTTAGCcaaataattgatttaaaaaaaataattgctgCAGGTTTTTGAGAGTCTTAATGGCaactggtgggttgctggtCGAACTCCCGCTCTGTCTCAGTCATTGTCGTTCGGCAAGACACTTGCCCGCTTTGCTTGCTGTctgtggtcagagggcccagtggcacCAATTGTGTGGCAGCCCTGCTTCAGTCAGTCTGCcacagggcagctgtggttacaatgtagctcaccacagTCATGAATGACTGAAtttagtgtaaagtgctttgaggtCCTCAGGACTTAAAGGGCTACACACAAGTACAGGCaattttaccatttaccatgGTGTTGCTTCATCGTATTTAATGGATCTTATACAACGACATACACCCACGAGAGCactaaggtaaaaaataaataaatcagctgcTCTTAGATGTTATGAGGTTCAACTAGAAAGGTAGAGGTGAccatgccttttttttgttgtggccCCAAAACTATGGAATAACCTACAGATTCATATAAGACAAGGCCTTCTAAAGGGGGAATATAATGCAAAATccatttttagcccttaaatacattttgttgagtacttggagtctctatgaatgaaaaaaggttaaatttagtctgtccaggtaCTGCGTAGAaatttttatattctgtttgggtcatatttttcaatccgcttatttttctttgatatccattacatttttgaacaattaggccacagtatttgctgtggacttcctaaacaaggtcatggactttgTTCTTAATAATTTAGCAAATCtgcaagtggataagtgaaaatgtttggttgttagGTGTATTAATCCACATAATTCATTacactagctatgtttacatggacaaaagtaatcggaataaagagCCAATTggataaaaatgcatcatgtaaacaagccagtTGGAATATTGTCATCAGAATCAGCTCAGTCGGGTTGTTGAGTGACAGAAATATGTCGGGAACCAAAACTGTCCGGCTCCTCATACAATCTTTCTGctcgaaaaaataaaagagctcaaaattgttatttattcagtaacgtttcaaccgtaattagaacctggtgcaagttCAGCCTGGGCGCTTGGAAGACAAACTCTCATACGATACTGCTTTGTTTAGTATTtcttgttgttcagcaaagacggaagttcttctgtgttttttagggAGATTTGATCACTGCGCATGtcagtggttctattctgaataaagccagacGCATAcacacgcacattatgattggattaacTGATTgtgtgaaaatttaaaaaaggtacaATCcgattgctttttgttttttaatcagaatacatttcaatccgatgGAACATAGCTATTGTCCCCCAACATACTACAAAACTGGCCAAACAGGGTGAATTGGAGCACTCTGGAACCTGGGAGCGGGTGGGTGTTAAGTGGCGCCTTTagttttaaaggagcaaaaacaacaaaaacaacgtacgtgcacgtgaacagctgccactcatggcttagcccctccctgcccacaAAATGCCACCAGCAGAGCAGTATTGCATGTCAAGCAGataaaaatgttctcttgctaacagcaatATGAAGTTAaaagttacttacttcttcactagacatgttcctctaaaaggtgatgctgttttgctttgtATTTATCCTTAGTAAATATACGCACTGGAGGCGAGAATGGGGAGGGGAAATGGGTGCCGGGTTGCAGCTGGAgcggaggtagagagaggcgtggcttgatacactTTTAGTTTTGGTCTATAGATAGTGCTCAAGCCCcgcctagtggtgaaatattgcttaACGCTGCTTTAAAGGGACCACACCAAAACAAGTTCCTCTCAGACGAACCTCAGAACAATGGTAAAAGATGGGaggtggggcaacaataactaGGAAATCAGACCAAATAATTGCAGTTCCATTTTATAtaaaccacaactgaatgatttaaatgtgaaaaggtagGCATTAAAAGCATGACAGTTCCcctttaaagtgcttttaatgACCCGCCACTTCTCCTTggcttttgaaattaataaaacatgctATTTTAACCATttctatattatttttatttatttatttgctatgGAACATTTTATTCCTATCTTCTATGTgttatcttttcttttaaactacTGTCAATTATTCTGCATTTTGTGTGCAGCTCTTTGGTGCCACTTGTTTGCTGTTAAGTGCTAGTAAAATAAAGTTGACACTGACCTGGAGCACTTTTTGTATTTGATGGAAACATGAATTGTGCTTTCTACTAGTCCTTAGGTCAAAACCTTGAACTCAAGTACATTTGGGTACTGCAGTAGATCAATGGTCCAAAGCACACCAACACATCCATCTCCATTATGGAATTAAGGTTTTGAAGGGTCCTAGTCAATGTTTGGACCCAAATCTGATAGAGATGCCGAAATCCTTAAAACAGGCCATTCATGTTAGAAAATGCTCCAAAGTAGCTGAAGGAAAATTATCTGCAAAAGAGAGTTGGCTTCAACACTGCCAGCAGTTGTTGCTGCCAGGACTGGCAGAACCAGAAATAGATTTAGTGGGTAAATGCTTTTTTACATAGGGTCAGAATGGTTTAGATagattttttcctttaataaattaaatcatcatttgaaaatggcTTCTTGATTTTATGCAGCTCATGTTTGTCTAATGCTAAAATCTGTTTTCCAATCTGAAAAATGTAACGTGTGACAATAAAAGCAAAGATAGAAAAAACCTAAAGGGCCTAACACTTTTCCATGCCGCTGTACATGCATCAAACCAAAAGGCAGCAGCTACAAAATCTCTCCAGGCAAACAAACAGCTCTGTAAAGTTTGGCATAAAGCCAAAATAGCAATTATCTTTAATGAGTGAATGTGTCATAAACCTGAGGGATGATGACTGAAAAGTAGAACCTTATTTAGCACGCTTCAGCAACCTCTGCTCAGCTTGCCCTCCATGTCATGTCTGTGGTTTCAGTAAGACCCAAACCCTTCTGTAATAAAAGTCAGGTGGTGGGAGGGCCGACAGTCCTCAAATGAGTCCCCTGACGCTCCATTTCATAAGTACGCAGACAGCACACTCCAACACAATGGAAACCACAAGTGCAAGATCTTCTTCTGACTAAGTTAAAAGCCAGGCGCTGCATCAATACATGTAGTGAAAGGCTAGCAAACACCAAGCAGCTCTAAAAAGTGTTACTTGTTGGTTGTGCGCAGGAAACCTATGTGTGCAGCAGCACACTGCAAACAATGCTGGAAAATACCCACAAAACGTAATCACACTGCAGCCCCACTCtcttaattagttttcattcagCAAATAATTAGCTAATTGGACAGAAAATATGGaaagtaattttttattataattatcaATAACAAATGGCAACAGGTTAAACGTTGCAGTTGCTTCTTGAAAACAATGTAATGCATAAATATAagcaaaattttatttaaatatttttagattaatAATTTTACATGATAATTTAAAGATTAAGTATTATGATTACCAAACAGTATTTAGTTACATTTAGAGCATAggaaaaatgcagcaaagaTTTATTCAATTGTGCTGTTATGGTTgagtgcttttattttacagcaaCCAGTAAATAGGCAACTGGGTTGCTTAGAAAGCAAGAAATAACAGTGCCAATAGGTTTACATAGTTATAAGGTGGAAGCTGAATCATGTACAGTATActtcttaccttttttttattactctttttctggcactagtggcttgttttatttaatgtagGTTAACAGGAAAGGGgttgagagaggggggaagacatgcggtGAAGGACCTCAGGCTGGAGTTGAACCCGGGTCAGCCACGTCAaagactaaggcctccatatatGCGTCGCGCTCACTGTCCCTGCGCCACCGGAGCACGCCCCGACACGTATTACCTTTGGTTGTAATGTGTGTTTAGGCAGAAAAGCAAATTCTAAAACCGAAGAGATACGAACCACAGAGAAAACATGTTGAGAACTACTTACGCTGCGACTTGTGGCACATCTTGTAAATGCAGCAGCAGGGAcagatgcagcagcagccgagGACGAGAAGAAGAAAGATGGAGCCCACGATACTAATGATCATAGGCACAGGTGAGTCATCCATGAAATCACTGCTGAACTTTCTGTCGCTGAAAAAAGTAATGACAAAAAACAGGACATCAACGCTACTGTCATCTAAAGTTTTCTTTAGTAATTGGAAAATTAAGGACCCCACcccccatgtttttttttcttcacgagaaaatacaaatatattatCTCGACAAGActctaaaattattaaattctaACCTAATAAACAAGAGATGAAAAACTttcacatgatttaaaaaaggtaCAGCAGGTTAAAGTTCATAAAGTTTGCtaatcaaaacaaacacatcatCCCCACTGTCAAGCACAGAAGTGGAGGGGTGacgatttgggcttgtttctcaGCTGTCAGACCGTGGCACCTTGCCATCATGTCAGTCATGAACTCTTCTGTACAAGTATTATGGAGTCATGTGTGAGCCCAGCTGTATGAaacaaatttcccctctgtgggactgtaaagggaaatatttatttatttaaaagcttGGCCAAAACTTGATCCTGCACAGCCATAAATCTACAacagaatggctgaaaaacagaataaaaggagCTTTAGCGCCCAACGATCAAAGTAACAGAACAGATTTGGGACCTTAAAGGGGCTTTCATATCAGACCTGCTAATCTTTCATAAGAAAACTATATTTCGATCTTTTTGCATACTACTACCTAAATGTAAATTCTGTATTATCTAAATTACCATAGCCTATAACAGGTTATTTGCAATGCAAAATCatgactacactgcaaaaacagaactaaaaataagtaaaattttcttgaaatgagtgtatttgtccttgatttgagtaggtaaataagactatttgccaatggaataagatttttccactgaaaataggaacaattcattaccatcatcttatttcaagtgcaagatgtctaattatcttattttaggggtcaagatacttattccattggcagataaccttatttactggctcaaatcgaggacaaatagactaactttaagaacattttacttgtttttagatccctATTTTCAGTGTACTGGTGCAACtcacttcacacacacacacacacacacacatacatatatatatatatatatatatatatatatatatatatatataaaaaccatGATCAACGGATACAAGAAACTGAGGAGAAAAATTCTCTACCATGATTGCTGGGCTAGTTCAGACAGCCTTCGGAAAGAATCAGTACAGCACTGTCTGTTCTCACAGGTGCCGCAGCAAAATCCTATCTTGCAGTCCTGAGATCTATGGTATACATTGTTGGAATCTGTGTAGCTGTCACAGTCATCGTCCCATGCTGTAacagaagagagaaaaatacatttattgtaaCTAAGAACAATGATAGACCGATGCATTAATGCAGACAAAGTGAAACAATTCAGACATGAAGAAGCGAGTTAATAGCCAATAGTCATTCCACTGAAAGTTAGGCAGAGAGCTATCTTTAGACGAATGACCAATTAAGTTGTTCAAACTTTGTATTGAAACGTGATCAATGGTAAAAGTTCgacttttttaagtttttttaagtttaaactgAGCTGAATTTAACAAATTCAGTCAACAGTCGTAGGTGTAGATCCATTGCACACACGTAAAAACAACATGCTACAATAATTCTTATTGAATCAATTTACAGTGTCCAACTAAAGTATCCATAACCTTTGAAATTGTTTAGATTTTGTtatattacaaccacaaacattaaTGCATCATATTGTAAGTCTTATGTTCCAGAGCGCTACTCTCTAAACTCCAACCATAAAGTGTAGAGAAATGAACACGTGACTTTCAAAGTATTTGACAACTTTAAGAGGCCTAGTCCTGAACtatgaccaaaaaaaagaagaaaaaaatatatattcatcttcaagtgtaaaacacagaaataaaatgtgacaaGCCTACAGGGCACGACCATTTAATGGAAAAACCTATGTACAGAACCAGAGCTACTGGAAATTCGCccctttaaatataaaaagtgttCCATGTATTTTATTCAGCCATATTTATTCTGATATCTCCAAATAAAATCTTGAGCAAGCCTCCAAATTTCACAATTTCCGCTGTGTGAaatttaatctgatcataaatCCAGCTGTCCTGTTTCCAGCATCTGAGATTTGTTAGAGTGCATTAGTAAACAgagagcatcatgaagaccagggaaAAATGAAAATAGGTCAGGAAGATGAAAACGTAAGGATTAGGCTATAAAACTGAATCTCAAACTCTGAACCTCTCACACagcactgttcagtccatcatttGAAAATCGAAAGAAAGCTGGGTGGCAGAGCCATTCATGGAAGACGGGAAGGAGCAAAGCTAGTGTTGAGAAAAAGTCATACAAACTTCCAGTTAAAAGTTTGCCATAAAATGTGTAGGAGACACAGAAACAAGGAAGAATGTGCCCTagttcaattacactaaaatgtaactttttgggcaaaaatgcaaaatgctgGGTGTAAAGGAAAaccaacactgcacatcaccctgaacacatcttCTCTATAATCTAGAATCATGCTGTGGCGAAGCTCTACTTATCcgaacaaagaaaaaactggTCAGACTTGATAGGAAGACAGAACCAAACGCTGGGCAAGGCTGGAAGAAAACGTTTCAGAGGCTGTGAAAGACAGACAACTGGGGCAAgagtttaccttccagcagctCAACCCTACTGAACACCAGAACTATAACGGGACAGTTCAGATGGAAGCATATTTCTATTCAAGTCCACACCAAAATCTTATTCAGAGTTCGTGGCAAGGCTTGAAAATTACTGCCAACGGAAAATTGACGCTCTACATCGAATCAGGCCAAGGTTGTGCtattttgtaaagtaaaaaaaaaaaatgtgtccttacatgtacaaagctggtagagactaGCCCTGAAAGACTTGCAATTGTAACCGCAACAAATTGGCTCCAACTCAAAGGAGCTGAATGCAAATTCTGGATGCCACACCTTCGATATTTGTATCATTAAACCACATTTAGAAACCATCACTGTTTTTCCCATGTAGAATTcagcattactttgtgttggcgtataacacaaaatcccaaaatGAAGTACATTGTAGCCTGTGGTTGCAATGTGAGAAAGATTTGACTAAGTTCAATTAAGAATGAATGCTTTAGAAGTTTTAGTGTTTTTCAttcaatcaataaaatttttatGTCAGACTTAAATGCTACAAAGAAtaataacttgtttttaaaactgcttttcGCAAACATATGTCTATATTGTGTTAGTTAAATCGAAAATGTTTCGTTTGTTTAATTGTATGATCATTAGGAAAGGACATAATGCAGTACACACATGAACAAAAACAATCTATAGCATAaagtagaataaaaatataCTGCTAGCATTTGTGTACAATAGCACAACGTATTGTAGTTTTAGATGCATAGTTTGGCTTAAAACCATCACACATTAGGGCTTAAACAGGAAAGAGGTTGAGGAAGAATGACCCATTGTTTCAGAGAAAAACTTTATAAACTATTTAGAAATGTATTGCTTTTGTTATTATCTAGTATTAAAAGAGGCTTTACACAATATAAGGACAGAAACCTGACTGGTGACCCTGTAAATTACAGCTTTTGTGTATAAAACTAACCATTGTACAGATACATTTTATAACACTCACCTGAGAAGAAGAGCAATACATCTCTGcctggaggacagagtagttggactacactgccctgtttctaacataaggccaaaa contains:
- the LOC105930884 gene encoding protein shisa-5 is translated as MAPGLSGVAVLVFCAAMSTRVFAWDDDCDSYTDSNNVYHRSQDCKIGFCCGTCENRQCCTDSFRRLSELAQQSCDRKFSSDFMDDSPVPMIISIVGSIFLLLVLGCCCICPCCCIYKMCHKSQPVVATTTHTTVVTSAPQQYPRQPTSVPGPPQTYQATHYPPYQPMPVQPGYGTHPMPTSPYKGQQFTPGPPPPYQDAIGPAYPPPHPMPYSQAAFSPGQPAYPLQPPTHPQPNAPPSQMDFLAQPAYNPEFVVPPNNG